TCCAGAGAGGGGTTGGCCGGTGCGAAACCCCGGGGCCCGGCGTCGAAGTACACTCCTGAGCTGCCCGCCGAGTCCAGCGGCCGTCAGGCGCCCCGCGGCGCCTTACTGGTTAGATGGATAGACCGGGCCGGAAGTTCCCCGTTAACGGAACGCAGAGGGGGCCCTCCTCGGGGTCAACCAGGGTGGTACCGCGGCGCGCCTCTGCGCCGTCCCTGGGCAGGACAGCCGGGTCAGGGCGCTTTTTTCGGCCCTGCACGCACGGGAAGGACGGATGACGATGGCTTTCATGAGCGTCGACGAACAGATGAAGATCCTCATGCGCGGCGTGGTGGACCTGGTCTCCGAGGAGGAGCTGCGCCAGAAGCTGGAACGCTCGGTGAAGACGGGCCGGCCCCTGCGGGTCAAGCTGGGCATCGACCCCACGGGCAAGGACCTCACCCTGGGCCACACGGTGCCGCTGCGCAAGCTGCGGGACTTCGTCGAGTGCGGCCACCAGGGCGTGCTGATCATCGGCGACTACACGGCGATGGTCGGCGACCCCACCGGCCGCAACGAGGCCCGGCCGCAGCTGACCCACGCCGAGACCACCGCCAACGCCCAGCGCTATCTGGAGCAGGCCGCGCGGGTGCTGGACGTCAGCAAGCTGGAGATCCGCCGCAACAGCGAGTGGCTGGCGCCCATGAGCTTCAGCGACGTCATCCGGCTGGCCGCCAAGTCCACGGTCGCCCGTATGCTTGAACGGGAAGACTTCAAGAAACGTTACGAGGAAGGCCGGCCCATTTTCATCCATGAGTTCTTCTACCCGCTGATGCAGGGGACCGACTCGGTGGCGGTTCAGGCCGACGTGGAGCTGGGCGGCACCGACCAGAAGTTCAACCTGCTTGCCGGGCGTGACCTGCAGCGCGATGCCGGGCAGGAGCCGCAGGTCTGCCTGATGACGCCCATCGTGGAGGGGCTGGACGGCGTCCAGAAGATGTCCAAGTCGCTGGGCAACTACATCGGCCTGGATCACACGCCGGACGAAATGTTCGGCCGGACAATGTCGATCCCGGACTCCTTGATCATCACCTATTTTACATACTTCACCGACGTGCCGCAGGAGGAGATCGAGCGGATCGAGGCCGCCATGGCCGCCGGCGAGAACCCGATGACGTTCAAGAAGCAGCTGGGCCGGGCCATCATCACCACCTACGGCGGCACCGAGGAGGAGGCCCGCCTGGCCGAGGAGCGCTGGGTCGCTCAGTTCTCCCGGGGTGAGGTGCCCGAGGACATCCCCGACGTGGTCCTCCCCGCGGCGGAGCTGCCGATGCAGGCGGCCCGGGTGCTGTTCACCGCCGGGCTGGCGCCCTCGCTCAGCGAGGCCCGACGGCTGATCGAGCAGGGCGGGTTTACCGTGGACGGCGAGAAGGTCACGGACCCGCGGGCCGAGCTTGCGCTCCGGCCGGGCCAGGTGCTGAAGGCCGGCAAGCGCAAGTACGGCCGGGTGGTGCTGAAATAAGGGAATGGGCCGGGGCAGGAAAGCCCCGGCCCATTCATCTCTGCACACAATCATCCACCCTCCCACGTGTCTCAACGAAGGAAAGGGCCGGAGAGTTGCGCGGGCGGCCTGAATGGGACCGCCGTCAGCCGGCACAGGCATGTTCCGCCGCCGGCCGGGCATAGGCTGGCTATGTCCCGGGGGCGTTGGCCGGGACGGGGAGGGGGAAGGCGATGCGCCGCTTCAGCCGTTCACGGCCGCTCAGGGGCATGGGCCGCGGCCCGGTGCGCCTCCGGTTCCGGCGCGGGCCGCGTCTGCGGCTCCGGGGTGGCCTCCGGGCCTGGCTCGGGCGCCTGAGCCTCCGGCTGCGCGTCCGCCGGATCTGGCTGCGCAACCTGATCCTGGCGGCGGCGGTGCTCTACCTTCTTATCCGCATCGGCGACCTGCTGCTCATGCAGCCGCTGAAGGCCGTGGCCGAGGTGGAGGCCCGGCGCCTCGGCGCCGCCGCGGTCAACCGGGTGGTGGCGGCCCAGGTGAGCAAGTCGCTGGCCGGTGCGCAGGTGGTGGAGTACGTGCGGGACGAGAGCGGCCGCATTGCCGCCTATCACGTCAACACCCCCCTGGTCAACCGGGTGGCCAGCGAGGCCGCCGTAGCGGTCCAGGAGGAGCTGAAGCGGCTGGCCGAGACGCCCGTGCGGCTGCCGCTGGGCGCCCTGACCGGCTCCGCCCTGCTCTCCAACCTGGGTCCCCGGCTGTCGGTGCAACTGGTGCCGGTGGGCTCGGTCTCCATCACCGTGCAGCAGGAGTTCAAGGGGGAGGGCATCAACCAGACCCGGCACCGGGTCTGGCTGGAGGCGGCAGCGACCATGCGGATCATCCTGCCCCTGACCACCCAGGAGGTCCCCCTGGTGCAGGAGCTGCCGCTGGCCGATACCGTGATCGTCGGCCCCGTGCCCAACGCCCTCTACGGCGGCAGCCTCGGCGGCGTCACCCTGCCAGCCGGCAGGTAAAGAACTTGTCGTCTCGTTCTTTCCTGAATTGTGCGTTGACGCAAAGGCGTGTCTGCCGCTATACTCACAGCCGGGAATCCGGAGTCCCGCCAGTTTCGTGAAAGGAGGTCGTCGAGATGCTGCGCATCGTCACCCTGCCCCTGTCGGGCGTGGTCCTGCTTCTCTCTCGGCATGCTCACATCTCGCGGCCTGTCGCCGGCGGGTTCGGCTAGCATCGTTGCGCTGAAGCTGTCTGGTGGCCACAGGCCCGCGAGCGGCTGCCTGTGGCCTTTCTTCATTCTTCATTTTCTTCGAAGGTGGAGGACCACGGGCGGGCCGCGCCCGTGGTCCTTCTTTCGGTGTGCCCGGCATGGGCGCTGACTTGGCGGTGAGAGTCCGCTGCGGGCGAGGCAGCACGAGCCCGCTAGCCAAAGGCAAGGGTGTCCGTCGCGAGGCGGAATCTGGAGGAAGCCGGAGGCAAAGCCACGACCCGAGGAACACGAACCTCATACGAGGCTGTGCCGCCTGGGTGAGCTGGCGAACCACAGCAAAACCCGAGGCTGCCAAAGGGCGGTGCGGTAGATGGGGCGGGTGCGGGGCGAAGGTCAGCGTCCTTACCCGGGGAGGTCTACCGGAAAACGCCAGCAACGCTGGTAACCCGGGCCGAGAGGCCCGGCTGAACCGGCAGAAGTCAGCAAAGGCCATAGTACCGGCAGGGGGACGCCCCGAGCGGGAAGGGTCGAACGTCAGGAGAGGGGTGAACCCGTTGCGTTCGAGCAGCCTGCGACAAACGCAGAAGACCCCGCACGGGGCCTGCTCGCCGGAAGTAGCGGTGAAGCCGCAAGGGACGGCGAGAGGGCGGAGTGGGCAGCCGGCACAAGACGGAACGTCACCCCGCGGGGAGCACAGCAACCTGATGGAGCAGGTGGTGGCCAGGGAGAACATGCTGGCCGCCCTGAAACGGGTGGAGCGGAACGGAGGCGCTCCCGGCGTGGACGGTGTCCCCACCGAACGGCTGCGGGACCAGATTCGCGTGGAGTGGAGCCGCATCCGTGAGGAACTGCTCCAGGGGACCTACAGACCGCAGCCAGTCCGCCGGGTCGAAATCCCGAAACCGGGCGGCGGCAAGCGGATGCTGGGGATTCCCACCGTGATGGACCGCCTGATCCAACAGGCACTCCTGCAAGTACTGACGCCGATCTTTGACCCGACATTCTCCGAATCCAGCTACGGCTTTCGGCCGGGGCGGCGGGGTCATGATGCGGTCAGGAAGGCACGTCAGTACGTGGAGGAAGGGTACGACTGGGTCGTGGACATGGACCTGGAGAAGTTCTTCGACCGGGTCAACCACGACGTGCTGATGGCCCGCGTGGCGCGGCGGGTAACGGATAAGCGTGTGCTGCGGCTGATCCGGCGGTACTTACAGGCCGGGGTCATGCTGAACGGGGTAGTCGTGGCGACGGAGGAAGGGACGCCGCAGGGCGGTCCGCTGAGTCCGCTGCTGGCGAACATCCTGCTGGATGACCTCGACAAGGAGCTGGAGCGCCGCGGGCACCACTTTGTCCGGTACGCCGATGACTGCAACATCTACGTCCGCAGCAAGCGGGCGGGAGAACGGGTCTACAGGAGCGTGCGCCACTTCCTGCAGGAGCGGTTACGGCTGAAGGTCAACGAGGAGAAGAGCGCAGTGGACCGGCCGTGGAAGCGGCAGTTCCTCGGGTTTAGCTTCTACAAGCACCGGGGAGTGCGCATCCGGCTGGCCCCGAAGAGCCTGAAACGCGTGAAGGACAAGCTCCGCACGCTGACGGACCGCAACCGCAGCCAGAGCATGGAGGACCGAATCCGGTGCCTGAATGCCTACTTGCGGGGCTGGGTTGGGTACTATGCGCTCTCCGATGCCAGGTCAGCCTTTGAAAGACTCGAAGGATGGCTGAAGCGTCGGCTGCGAGCATGCGTATGGAGGCAGTGGAAGCGTGTACGCACGCGCTTTCGGGAGTTACGCGCCCTCGGTTTGCCCGAATGGGTAGTCTACCAACTCGCCAACAGCCGCAAAGGCCCGTGGCGGATGGCAGGTGGCCCACTAAACAGCGCCCTGGGCGACGCCTACTGGCGTGCCCAGGGGCTGATAAGCCTGACCGAATGCTATGAAGCGACTCGTCAATCTTGGCGAACCGCCGGATGCGGACCCGCATGTCCGGTGGTGTGAGAGGACGGGGGCTAGCCGCCCCCTCCTACTCGATTGTCCGCTGAACGAGATCATCACGCGCGTTGAGGTGAATCTGGCGATGCACTGCCATCCGGATACGGCCTACAGGATCGCCGAGATGCGGTCCCTCGAGTACAACCCACACCTGGCCGTCCACCGCCACGCCATCGAGGAGATGCTGCGGGCCCGGCGGGCCGAGGCGGCCCTGCGCCGCCGGTTCTTCCTGCGGTTCTGGCTGCGCAGCATCCTGTTCCGCCTGGCCCCGGGGCTGGCCCGCCGCCTCGCCCTCTAGTCCGGTCTGGAGGTTTGCCCCGGCGGGTGGTAGACTGGTCTGGGACGAGGCCGGCGGGACCCGCCGGCAGACGGTCGGACGCGAAGGGGTTTTGCACATGACTCACGCCTGCTTCACACCGGCGGAACGGGAGCGGCTGGATCGGGCCTCGGTGCTGCTCATCGGTTGTGGCGGCCTCGGATCGGCGGTGGCCTACGCCCTGGCCGCCGCGGGGGTCGGCCGCATCGGCCTCTGCGACATGGACAGGGTCGACCTGTCCAACCTGCAGCGGCAGGTGCTCCACCACACGGCTGACGTGGGCCGGCCCAAGGTCGAGAGCGCCCGGGAGAAGATCCTGGGGCTTCGGCCAGGGATCCAGGTCGACCTGCACCCGGTGGCCCTGACCAGCGAGAACGCCCTGGACCTGTTCCGGCAGTACGACCTGATCGTGGACGGCTCCGACAACTTCGCGACCCGCTACCTGGTCAACGACGCCTGCGTGCTCACCGGGCGGCCGCAGGTGCACGGCTCCATCTTCCGGTTCGACGGCCAGGTGACCACCTTCGTGCCGGGGGAGGGCCCCTGTTACCGCTGCGTCTACCCGACGCCGCCGCCCCCCGGCGCGGTGCCTTCCTGCGCCGAGGCCGGGGTCATCGGCGTGCTGCCCGGCTTCATCGGCAGCCTGATGGCGATGGAAGCCCTGAAGCTGATCACGGGGCGGGGAAGCCCCCTGATCGGCAGGCTGCTGATCTTCAGCGCGCTGGACATGGGCGTATCGGAGGTGCAGATCCGCCGCAACCCCGAATGCCCGGTATGCGGCGAGCACCCGACCATCCACGAGCTCATGGACTACGAACAGTTCTGCGGGGGGGTGGGCCGATGACCCTGACGGAGCAGGAGATCCTCCGGTACAGCCGGCACATCATCCTCCCGGAAGTGGGCGGGCGGGGCCAGCAGCGCATCAAGTCGGCCTCGGTTCTGGTGGCCGGACTGGGCGCGGCCGGGTCCGCCGCCGCCCTGTACCTGGCTGCGGCCGGCGTGGGCCGCCTGACGCTCTGGGACCCGGCCCCGCTCGCCGAGGCCGACCTCGCCCGGGCGATCGCCCATGACCGGGCACACCTGGGCCTCAGCCGGGCCGCCTCCGCCCGGGGGAAAGTCACGGCCATCAACCCCGACGCCGACGTTCTCGCCTCGGCCGAGCCGGACGCCCTGCCCGGCCTCGTGAACGGGCACCAGGTCGTGCTGGCCACCGCCGGAGACTGGGAGGCGGTACAGGCGGCCGCCCTGCGGACGGGGGCCGCGGCGGTCTTCGCCGGGGTCCGCGGCGCCGCCGGGGCCGTCTTCGCCCACCGCCCGGGCGAGCCGTGCCTGGGGTGCGTTCCGCCGGAGGCCCGGGAGGCGGCGGGGCTGCAGCCCGAGGAGGGTGGCGGATGCGCCGTCGCGGCGGCCGCCGGGGTCGTCGGCATCGCCGCAGCCACGGAGGCGCTGAAGCTGATCCTGGGCATCGGCGCCCCGTTGACTGGCCGGCTTTGGGCTTACGATGGATGGGCAGCCGGGTCCCGGGAGGTTCCGGTCACGCGGCGGGCGGACTGCGCGCTCTGCGGGAGGGCCTAGCTCAAGTTTCGCGTGAATAACCCGGACTTCGTGCAATGGAAACCCATTGAAAAAGCATCAGTCAGAACCAATGATACATGGTGGGAGTGTGGCCGCTCCCAATCCACCATGTGGAGGTTCGACTGATGCAGTCTCATGGTACGACACCCAACATCGCTGCGCAAGCCATCAAGTCCACCACCCGACATGGTTTTCTCGTCGCTCTTGGCTGGGTAGCTCAAAGGCTCAACCTGGTTGAGATCCTGAATCGGCACCTGCGCATCAAGCAGAAGACCTACGCCCACACGCCGGTTGACAAGGTGGTCGAGGCGTTGGTTGCCATTCTCGGCAACTGTCGCTACATGAAGGATCTCAACTTCGACCCTGAGCCGCTGGTTGCCGATCCTGCCGTAGCTCAAGCCTGGGGGCAGGAACGCTTTGCTCACTTTTCCACCGTCTGTGCGACCTTCAGCAAGCTGACGGAGGAGAACGTTCAGCAGCTTTCCGACGCACTCGCTGAGATCCAGGCCCCGCTGCTTCAGCAGGAGGTGGCTGCCGTAGCAGGTCCAGACCGCTCCGGAATGGTCATCGTCGACATTGACCTCACCGGCCAGAAGGTTCGGGGCGAGACCAGGCAGTACACCGGTACCGACTTCGGCTACATCCAGGGGAAGTTGGCCCGAGGCTATCAGATCGCAGCGGCCTTCCTCAGCGGGAAGCAGCAGCGCTTTGCCATCGACGGCCTTCTCAAGTCCGGCAAGGCCAACAGCCGTTCCGGCGCCTGCCTGCTCGAACTGATTCCCAGGATCGAAGCCCGGATTGGTCGTCCCCTGCGGCGAGTCGAATGGGTCGAGGCATGCCTGGCTCAGCAGAAGGCTCGGGTCAGGCAGCTGTATCAGCAACTGCAGACGGTATCAGGCAAGGGCAGCGCCCGCCGGAAGCAGAAGCTGCAGCGTGAGTTCCAGGAGGAGGTTCAGCACCTCCGTGAAGTGAACCAGCGACTCCGGCAGTACCGGCAGGAGAATCGGACGAACCTGGCTCCCCTCCGTATTCTGCTGCGAGCTGACAGCGCCTTTGGCACGCCGGAAGTGATCCAGCGCCTGCTGGAACTGGGGTATGAGTTCACCATCAAGTCCTACTCCGGGAGCAACGTCGCCTACAAGCACCTCTTCGACGCTGTACCGGCAGAGAACTGGGTTGAAGTCGAGAAGAACCGGTTTGCCTCCGAAGCCGTTACCGTACCTGGCCCCACTTTGCTCGCACCGTATCCGGTGCGACTGGTCGCCATGCGCCGCTGGGACGCCGATGGCCGGGAGGTCCGCAGCGTCATCCTGACTACGCTCCAGCCTGAGGAGCTCACCACGACAGAGGTCGTCAAGCTCTACCATGGACGGCAGACCATCGAAGCCGGGTTCCAGGAGTGGAAGGGCACGTTCCACTTTGGTACTCCTCGGCTGCGGAAGTATGAGGCCAACGCCGCCTTCACGCAGCTGGTCTTGTTCGCCTTCAACCTGGTGCGCTGGGCTTGGCGGTTTCTGAGCACGAACTCGCCCAAACTGGCCGAGGCGGGGAGTCGACTCTTGGTACGAGTAGCGGCCCGGTGCCGAGCAACCATTCGGTGCCTCGGCGACACGCTGCGGTTGGTGTTCAGCCGGGGTACACTCCCCTGGCTGGAGCTCAGATTACCCTGAACTTGGCCGCTTCTTACCCATGCACCTTTTCAACACCACCGATGTCGAGTTATTCGCGTGAAACTTGAACTAGTCAGCACTCAGTGCCAGGAAGTCGGTACCGCTAACACTTTGGTTGCTGGTGTACAGCTTGGCCATGGACGCCTGACTGAAATACCGCCGCGGGGCTGCCGTCCACTCATCCTGCTGTTCGATCAGGACGGCGCCGGCCAGGCGGATGAAGGCCTCCCGATTGGGGAAGATGCCGACCACATCCGTCCGACGGCCGATCTCCCGGTTCAACCGTTCCAGCGGGTTGGTGGAGTGCAGCTGTCGCCAGTGCTCAGTCGGAAAGGCCATGTAGGCAAGGATGTCGTCTTCGGCTTCTTCGAGCAGCTGAGCAGCACGGGGAAACTGCGGTCGCAGATTGTCCGCGACAACGGCCAGTTGACGCCGCGCCGCTTGCTGGTCAGGCTGTGCGAAGATCGTCCTGACTGCGGCTGCGACCATGGATTGCCAATGCTTGGGCACGTAACCGAGCAGGTTGCGCATGAAGTGCACCCGGGACCGCTGCCAACTGGCGCCGCTGAGTACGGTCCGGATGGCCTCCTGCAGACCCACGTGGCTGTCACTGATGGCCAGAAGGACGCCCTTGAGACCGCGTGTAACCAGTTGGCGCAGAAATGCCGTCCAGAAGGCCCCGTCTTCGCTGGGCCCGACGTCCAGTCCCAGGACCTCCCGGTCGCCGTCCTCCCGTACCCCCACAGCCACGACCAGTGCCATCGTGCAGACCCTGCCGTTCTCCCGTACCTTGACGTACTTCGCATCCAGCCAGACGTAAGGGTAACGGCTCTCCAACGGTCGATTCCGGAAAGCCTGAACCACCTCATCCAACTCAGCGCATAGCCGCGAGACCTGGCTCTTGCTCACACCTGTCATGCCCAAGGCTTGTACCAGGTCATCTACCTTGCGCGTACTCACCCCGTTCACGTAGGCCTCCAGAACCACCGCCACGAGAGCCTTTTCGGCCCGCCGGCGAGGTTCCAGGAAACTGGGCATGTAAGATCCCTTTCGCAGCTTGGGGATCTGCAAGTCAATCGTCCCAACCCGCGTATCCCACTGCCGCTCACGATAGCCGTTACGGTAAGTGCTGCGCTCGGCCGATCGCTCGTATCGGTCCGCGCCGATCCGTTGGGACACCTCCAGCTCCATGAGGCCCTGGGCGAGGACTCGCAGCCCTTCCCGAAGGAAGTCGAAGTCATCCACACCGGTCTTGCGCAGAAGCTCCTCCAATGCGATCCTAAAGGTGGTCACCTGCGGGTTCCTCCCTTGCGATGTCATACAGCAAAGTGTCCACCCGCGAGAGCGCCTCAACCAGCACTTCGCGGAAACACTCTACTACCTGCTGCCAAACACCACTTTCAAGTTCCTCAAAGGAAAATGGAGAGTGTGAGCGGGGATCCCCAATATCGGCAAGATAAAATTCCCCACCCCTAGAACATATAGGGCATCTCAACCTGGCCAGTTGGAGGTGCCTGTACATGTTAAGGAGTGGGGAAACTTTGGAAATCAGGCAGATGTATGCGGGCGGTTTGTCCATCTCTGAGATCGCCCGCCGCACCGGAAGGGACCGCAAGACCATCCGTAAGTGGCTGCGCACAAACACCATGCCCAAGCCGGCGAAGCGTAAGCGCTCCAGCATGTTAGACCAGCACGAGGCGTTCACTCTGGAGCAGATGCAGAAGGGTGTCACAAGCGCATCAAAGATGCTCTATCTACTGCAGCAGCGGGGCTTCAAAGGCAAGATTCGAATTGTCCGGGCATTCATGGCGCCTTATCGGCCCATGGCCAAGGCTGCGGCTACCGTGCGGTTCGAAACACCGCCGGGAAAGCAGGCACAGGTGGACTGGGCCGACTTTGGGTACATCGAGGTAGACGGTCGCCGGCTCAAGCTCTACTGCTTCATCATGGTTCTCGCCTATTCCCGAGCCATGTACCTGGAATTCGTCACTGCGACTGACATGAAGACGTTCATGCGCTGCCACATCAACGCCTTCAAGTTCTTCGGCGGTGTACCCCACGAGATCCTGTATGACAACGTGAAAACGGTGGTCAAAGATCGTGACGACGACAACCGGCCGGTCTTCAACGAGCGCTTTCTGGACTTCAGCAGCTACTACGGGTTCCGCCCCCGGCTCTGCCTGCCTTACCATGCCTGGACCAAGGGAAAGGTCGAGAGGCCAGTCCGGTACATCCGGCAGAACTTCTGGCAGGGTATCCAGTTCTGCTCCCTGGAAGACCTGAACCGCCAGGCGGCTCTCTGGCGGGATACGGTGGCGAATGTCCGCATTCATGCCACCACCCGGGTTCAGCCTGTGGTTCGACTCGCCGAGGAAGACCTCATCCCGCTGACGAACCGTGTGGATTTCGACACGAGCGAGTACAGCAGCAGGCGTGTCTCCCGAGAGGTGGCGATCTCTTACAAGGGCAATCGCTACTCGGTACCCTGGCAGCTGGTTGGGAAGGACGTGGTGGTCCGCCTGTTGCCGAGCGGTCAAGAGATTCAGGTCTTGTGGCAGGGCCAGATCGTGGCGCAGCATGAGCTGGCCGAGGGTAAGGGCAAGTTCGTCGTAGATCCTGCTCACTTCCAGGGACTCAACCGCACCAAGACCGCCCGACCCGTGCTGGTGCTGCGGAAGCCCCCTGGGCATGATGAGGTCGAACAACGCGACCTGGCTTACTACGATGCCTTTGCGGGGGTGGACTGAGATGCTGGAGCTTGAACAAGTGCGGCAGCAGCTCGAAAGCCTTGGCCTCTCACAGGCTGCCACCGTTTTGGACCGGTGCCTGGAAGTAGGCACTCGGGAGAACCTGCCTGCGCTCACAGTGGTCCGCCACATCTTGGAGGAAGAGCTCGCCGCCCGACATGAGCGCTATCTGAAGGCCCGAACGCGACTGGCCCATCTGCCCTTCCACAAGACCCTTGCCGATTTCGACTTCACCGCACAGCCCAGTCTCGACGAGCGACAAGTTCGTGATCTCGCTACGCTCCGGTTCCTCAGTAACGGCGAAAACGTGATCTTCTTGGGCCCTCCAGGCGTCGGCAAGACCCACCTGGCGGTGGCGCTGGCCCTGAAGGCCATCTCACAGGCGCCTACTTCATCGCCGCACACGACCTAGTAAACGACCTGCGGCGGGCGCATGCGGAGAACCGGCTGGAACGGCGCCTGCGGGTGTACCTCTCGCCTCGGCTCCTGCTGATCGACGAAATGGGCTACATTCCCTTCGAACCGATGGAAGCGCAGGTCTTCTTTCAGCTGATATCCAAGCGGTACGACCGCGGTTCTCCTATCATCGTGACATCGAACAAGAGCTACGGCGACTGGGGGAGTATCTTCGGCGACCCCATCATCGCCGCCGTCATCCTCGATCGCCTGCTCCACCGCTCCGTTACGGTCAACATCCGTGGCGAGAGTTACCGGCTGCGTGAAAAACGCCGAGCCGGCATCCTGCCCCCGAAACGGGAGGTGACGCCGGCCAAGTGACGGTCCCGGGGTGGGGATTTTTAGACCGCCGTTGACAGAGAGGAGGGTTGATGGCCGCTATAGGGTGGGCGAGCCAGCCTTGTCGGATGGATTACACGGCCCGAGGGAGCAGGCGAGAACTTGGCCCGGTACCGAACCAAGTGGAGCGAGAGCGCGCTCAATGGATTGTTTCCTTTTTACAGAGCATAGGAACTATAATGTCGCTTCGGCCGTTATAATTCGGTGGAGGTGTGTTCTATACCCATGAAAGGCATTGCCAAGATAACAATGTCGGCTGTCTTACTTCTTGGGCTTGCTCTCCTCACTGCCTGCAACAGCGTGCCTAGTGATTCTGTTCCGCATACCTTCAGCCTTGATGTGACCTTTGAGACCTTTCCACAGTCCACAGAAACCATCATAGATCAGGTTGATAATGTGAAGCTGCATGTTAGGTCCCACCAAAGTTATACGGAATTTTGGTCCGAATCAGACTCTGTTCTTCTGGTGGAGGGGAGAGGGTGGTCTCCGGTACTGGCAGCAGACGGATCGGTAATTTTCGTTGATAGCGAAGATCTATCTTTAAAGAAACTACTAATCAATGGAGACGAGCAGCAGTTGCTTCCTCCCGGGAGTGCAGCTGGATTTCTCCGCATCAGCTCTGACCGTAAGTACCTCGGATATGCGATACCGATTAACCTTTCGCCCGACTCCAATTGGGCAGGTCTCTACGGTGCAGGAATCATGGATCTGGAGACTGGTAAGGTTCTTGTATCCAGGACGAAGGAAAACTTCTTCACATCACCGATTGGGTGGTATGGCGATCAACTGATAGTTCATGAGTGGGACGCAACGCAAACGCAGGATAGCTTGGATCTATATGCGCTCAGCCTTGATGGCGAACTAACTAAATTCGCACTGGGTTTGCCGCAGGCTAATAGCTATCCTGAGATTTCACCCGATCATCAGTGGCTGGTGTATGAGGATCAGGACGGCAACACGATCCTCGTGAATCTCGAACAAGTATCGTTTGGCATTATCTCTAACGTGGTATTACCGCAGTGGACATCAGAAGGATTAACGGGATTGGTTGATGGCCAACGGTTCCTAATTCGGTTTACCATCGAGTGACGGGCGGTCAACAGCGCGGTTTTAAGCGCTGTTGACATATTTTAGGGGGGGACTTATCAGGAATATTGGTGAGATAATATTGACTATGACGGCGTATGGATCTATTATGATAGTTAAAAGACTGGAGGTGATATGATGCCCCGGAGAGTGATTTGGAGTGCTCTGGGAGTGGCCATGGCTGTGTTCATGGTCAACTTTGCAAGTCTAGCAGGAGCTGACAGTGGTCCA
The nucleotide sequence above comes from Symbiobacterium thermophilum IAM 14863. Encoded proteins:
- a CDS encoding ThiF family adenylyltransferase gives rise to the protein MTHACFTPAERERLDRASVLLIGCGGLGSAVAYALAAAGVGRIGLCDMDRVDLSNLQRQVLHHTADVGRPKVESAREKILGLRPGIQVDLHPVALTSENALDLFRQYDLIVDGSDNFATRYLVNDACVLTGRPQVHGSIFRFDGQVTTFVPGEGPCYRCVYPTPPPPGAVPSCAEAGVIGVLPGFIGSLMAMEALKLITGRGSPLIGRLLIFSALDMGVSEVQIRRNPECPVCGEHPTIHELMDYEQFCGGVGR
- the yunB gene encoding sporulation protein YunB; translated protein: MRRFSRSRPLRGMGRGPVRLRFRRGPRLRLRGGLRAWLGRLSLRLRVRRIWLRNLILAAAVLYLLIRIGDLLLMQPLKAVAEVEARRLGAAAVNRVVAAQVSKSLAGAQVVEYVRDESGRIAAYHVNTPLVNRVASEAAVAVQEELKRLAETPVRLPLGALTGSALLSNLGPRLSVQLVPVGSVSITVQQEFKGEGINQTRHRVWLEAAATMRIILPLTTQEVPLVQELPLADTVIVGPVPNALYGGSLGGVTLPAGR
- the tyrS gene encoding tyrosine--tRNA ligase, which translates into the protein MTMAFMSVDEQMKILMRGVVDLVSEEELRQKLERSVKTGRPLRVKLGIDPTGKDLTLGHTVPLRKLRDFVECGHQGVLIIGDYTAMVGDPTGRNEARPQLTHAETTANAQRYLEQAARVLDVSKLEIRRNSEWLAPMSFSDVIRLAAKSTVARMLEREDFKKRYEEGRPIFIHEFFYPLMQGTDSVAVQADVELGGTDQKFNLLAGRDLQRDAGQEPQVCLMTPIVEGLDGVQKMSKSLGNYIGLDHTPDEMFGRTMSIPDSLIITYFTYFTDVPQEEIERIEAAMAAGENPMTFKKQLGRAIITTYGGTEEEARLAEERWVAQFSRGEVPEDIPDVVLPAAELPMQAARVLFTAGLAPSLSEARRLIEQGGFTVDGEKVTDPRAELALRPGQVLKAGKRKYGRVVLK
- a CDS encoding IS256 family transposase, translating into MTTFRIALEELLRKTGVDDFDFLREGLRVLAQGLMELEVSQRIGADRYERSAERSTYRNGYRERQWDTRVGTIDLQIPKLRKGSYMPSFLEPRRRAEKALVAVVLEAYVNGVSTRKVDDLVQALGMTGVSKSQVSRLCAELDEVVQAFRNRPLESRYPYVWLDAKYVKVRENGRVCTMALVVAVGVREDGDREVLGLDVGPSEDGAFWTAFLRQLVTRGLKGVLLAISDSHVGLQEAIRTVLSGASWQRSRVHFMRNLLGYVPKHWQSMVAAAVRTIFAQPDQQAARRQLAVVADNLRPQFPRAAQLLEEAEDDILAYMAFPTEHWRQLHSTNPLERLNREIGRRTDVVGIFPNREAFIRLAGAVLIEQQDEWTAAPRRYFSQASMAKLYTSNQSVSGTDFLALSAD
- the ltrA gene encoding group II intron reverse transcriptase/maturase; the protein is MEQVVARENMLAALKRVERNGGAPGVDGVPTERLRDQIRVEWSRIREELLQGTYRPQPVRRVEIPKPGGGKRMLGIPTVMDRLIQQALLQVLTPIFDPTFSESSYGFRPGRRGHDAVRKARQYVEEGYDWVVDMDLEKFFDRVNHDVLMARVARRVTDKRVLRLIRRYLQAGVMLNGVVVATEEGTPQGGPLSPLLANILLDDLDKELERRGHHFVRYADDCNIYVRSKRAGERVYRSVRHFLQERLRLKVNEEKSAVDRPWKRQFLGFSFYKHRGVRIRLAPKSLKRVKDKLRTLTDRNRSQSMEDRIRCLNAYLRGWVGYYALSDARSAFERLEGWLKRRLRACVWRQWKRVRTRFRELRALGLPEWVVYQLANSRKGPWRMAGGPLNSALGDAYWRAQGLISLTECYEATRQSWRTAGCGPACPVV
- a CDS encoding HesA/MoeB/ThiF family protein; this translates as MTLTEQEILRYSRHIILPEVGGRGQQRIKSASVLVAGLGAAGSAAALYLAAAGVGRLTLWDPAPLAEADLARAIAHDRAHLGLSRAASARGKVTAINPDADVLASAEPDALPGLVNGHQVVLATAGDWEAVQAAALRTGAAAVFAGVRGAAGAVFAHRPGEPCLGCVPPEAREAAGLQPEEGGGCAVAAAAGVVGIAAATEALKLILGIGAPLTGRLWAYDGWAAGSREVPVTRRADCALCGRA
- a CDS encoding transposase produces the protein MQSHGTTPNIAAQAIKSTTRHGFLVALGWVAQRLNLVEILNRHLRIKQKTYAHTPVDKVVEALVAILGNCRYMKDLNFDPEPLVADPAVAQAWGQERFAHFSTVCATFSKLTEENVQQLSDALAEIQAPLLQQEVAAVAGPDRSGMVIVDIDLTGQKVRGETRQYTGTDFGYIQGKLARGYQIAAAFLSGKQQRFAIDGLLKSGKANSRSGACLLELIPRIEARIGRPLRRVEWVEACLAQQKARVRQLYQQLQTVSGKGSARRKQKLQREFQEEVQHLREVNQRLRQYRQENRTNLAPLRILLRADSAFGTPEVIQRLLELGYEFTIKSYSGSNVAYKHLFDAVPAENWVEVEKNRFASEAVTVPGPTLLAPYPVRLVAMRRWDADGREVRSVILTTLQPEELTTTEVVKLYHGRQTIEAGFQEWKGTFHFGTPRLRKYEANAAFTQLVLFAFNLVRWAWRFLSTNSPKLAEAGSRLLVRVAARCRATIRCLGDTLRLVFSRGTLPWLELRLP